From Rhodovastum atsumiense, a single genomic window includes:
- a CDS encoding MFS transporter, which produces MSTSHIDGTAPELTTRQLRRVVAASFAGALLEWYDFFIFGTAAGLVFGRLFFPASDPGTATIAAFATFGVGFFARPIGGLVFGHYGDLVGRKATLIATLLITGGSTFLIGVLPTYHDVGLLAPALLVMLRLIQGFGLGGEYGGAALMTIESAPAHRRGFLGSLPQTAASAGIMLATGVFALCAGTMSEATFLSWGWRVPFLLSAVMLVVGMLIRLHVEETPDFRAARAREAVAPATRATLPIVLLLRHHPRNIVLALGARLAETVSSNTVNAFGIAYVATQLGRGRDLPLTGMLIASAIGIVTCPLFGLLSDRVGQRKIYLAGAMATLLLIFPFFALLGREEAALVCLAFILVYNLGPTAMFAVQPTLFAQMFGTRVRYTGLSFAYQMSAILGGLTPLIAAWLLGLGEGLPWLVAGYVALVALLSFICVLLIRETPAAQPATGLANAGIMP; this is translated from the coding sequence GTGTCCACGAGCCACATCGACGGCACGGCACCCGAGCTCACGACGCGGCAATTGCGGCGCGTGGTCGCCGCGAGCTTCGCCGGGGCACTGCTCGAATGGTATGACTTCTTCATCTTCGGCACCGCCGCGGGGCTGGTGTTCGGCCGTCTGTTCTTCCCTGCCTCCGACCCCGGCACCGCCACCATCGCCGCCTTCGCCACCTTCGGCGTGGGATTCTTCGCCCGCCCGATCGGTGGCCTGGTGTTCGGCCATTACGGCGACCTGGTCGGGCGCAAGGCGACCCTGATCGCCACCCTGCTGATCACCGGTGGCTCCACTTTCCTGATCGGGGTGCTGCCCACCTATCACGACGTCGGCCTGCTGGCCCCGGCACTGCTGGTGATGCTGCGGCTGATCCAGGGCTTCGGCCTGGGCGGCGAGTATGGCGGCGCGGCGCTGATGACGATCGAATCGGCCCCCGCGCACCGGCGTGGCTTCCTCGGTTCGCTGCCACAGACCGCGGCCTCGGCCGGCATCATGCTGGCCACCGGCGTATTCGCGCTCTGCGCCGGCACGATGAGCGAGGCGACCTTCCTGTCCTGGGGTTGGCGAGTGCCGTTCCTGCTGTCGGCGGTGATGCTGGTGGTGGGCATGCTGATCCGGCTGCACGTCGAGGAAACACCCGATTTCCGTGCCGCGCGGGCGCGCGAGGCGGTGGCGCCGGCAACCCGGGCAACGCTGCCGATCGTGCTGCTGCTGCGGCACCATCCACGCAACATCGTGCTCGCCCTCGGCGCCCGCCTGGCCGAGACCGTGTCGTCGAACACCGTCAACGCCTTTGGCATTGCCTATGTGGCGACGCAGCTCGGGCGCGGCCGGGACCTGCCGCTCACCGGCATGCTGATCGCCTCGGCAATCGGCATCGTCACCTGCCCGCTGTTCGGACTGCTGTCCGACCGGGTCGGCCAGCGGAAGATCTACCTGGCCGGAGCGATGGCGACGCTGCTGCTGATCTTCCCCTTCTTCGCCCTGCTCGGCCGCGAGGAAGCGGCCCTGGTCTGCCTCGCCTTCATCCTGGTCTACAACCTTGGGCCGACGGCGATGTTCGCGGTGCAGCCGACCCTGTTCGCGCAGATGTTCGGCACGCGGGTGCGCTATACCGGGCTGTCCTTCGCCTACCAGATGTCGGCGATCCTGGGCGGGCTGACGCCGCTGATCGCGGCCTGGTTGCTGGGGCTCGGCGAGGGCCTGCCCTGGCTCGTCGCCGGCTATGTTGCGCTGGTCGCGCTGCTGTCCTTCATCTGCGTGCTGCTGATCCGGGAAACCCCGGCCGCGCAGCCCGCCACGGGCCTCGCCAATGCGGGGATCATGCCATGA
- a CDS encoding NAD(P)-dependent oxidoreductase translates to MTPSLTLGFIGLGAMGGAVARRLAAGPWRVLVHDLAEAAVARAVAQGAVAAGDAGAAIAGADIAFTCLPTPELAEAFWQDHAARLREGAIAVDLSTVDPATSRRIATLVAAGGRARFAACTLGKTPAMAERGEIPVFFGADDPSLLETLRPVLAQMASTVFDMGSPEGATMFKLISNLVGMTNLVVLAEGLQLARATGIADDTFTAALKTTGGWSVQADIRLGWMAAADFAPRFAVDLATKDVRLSVDTAARRGVPTPVAAAALSVFSLARAAGLGAQDAAAVAVPLGPRPA, encoded by the coding sequence ATGACTCCCTCTCTGACTCTCGGCTTCATCGGCCTGGGCGCGATGGGCGGCGCGGTGGCGCGTCGCCTCGCCGCCGGCCCCTGGCGCGTGCTGGTGCACGACCTGGCCGAAGCGGCGGTGGCCCGCGCGGTGGCACAGGGCGCGGTCGCCGCCGGCGATGCCGGCGCGGCCATCGCCGGCGCCGACATCGCCTTCACCTGCCTGCCCACGCCGGAACTGGCCGAGGCGTTCTGGCAGGACCACGCCGCGCGACTGCGCGAGGGCGCGATCGCGGTCGATCTGTCCACCGTCGATCCGGCGACCTCGCGGCGCATCGCCACCCTGGTCGCGGCCGGCGGACGCGCGCGCTTCGCCGCCTGCACCCTCGGTAAGACGCCGGCCATGGCCGAGCGGGGCGAGATCCCGGTGTTCTTTGGTGCCGACGATCCATCGTTGCTGGAGACGCTGCGGCCGGTGCTGGCGCAGATGGCCAGCACCGTCTTCGACATGGGATCGCCCGAAGGCGCGACCATGTTCAAGCTGATCTCGAACCTGGTCGGCATGACCAACCTCGTCGTGCTGGCCGAGGGATTGCAGCTCGCGCGTGCCACCGGCATCGCCGACGACACCTTCACCGCCGCGCTGAAGACCACCGGCGGCTGGTCGGTGCAGGCCGATATCCGGCTTGGCTGGATGGCGGCGGCGGATTTCGCGCCGCGCTTCGCCGTGGATCTCGCCACCAAGGACGTGCGGCTTTCTGTCGATACCGCCGCGCGCCGGGGCGTGCCGACGCCGGTGGCGGCGGCCGCGCTGTCGGTCTTCTCCCTCGCCCGTGCCGCCGGGCTCGGCGCGCAGGACGCCGCGGCGGTGGCGGTGCCGCTCGGGCCGCGTCCGGCCTGA
- a CDS encoding MFS transporter — translation MSTTTVGTPSLIRCPQDVVDLVNTHPARHSGLLVTLIALGGILIDAYQAATIGFGNKYIAAEFGISPGFAATINASVLVAALIGGLLANRVINAFGQRRAFVIGMGLCTLGAGAVAFASDLWMLLACRIIMGLGLGIDFPLATSAVAELRGASSKHSGTSVNLWQMGWYLSTTVVFLVLLPLHTAEVPDPQLWRMTILIGAGFGALVMLLRWVFIGESAMWAARTNRFDESCRILRDRYGVAAELAPDIQAARPDTVRIRGAYGVLFQPPYRRRTMLGCVVATMQAWQYNAVGVYLPLTLAGILAGGLSNALWGSAAVNALCGITGGAIGSLVVRRFGARRQSMVGFGLVVLALLTLGWIGKSNPWFALSLLGAIIFFHSSGPGGLGMTIATLSYPPSIRPAGVGFARAIMRSGAIAGLIFWPIVWQALGTDAFYWLALVPAVGFLTCALIDWEPIGAPVDAEDAAVLARVRQENVA, via the coding sequence ATGAGCACGACAACCGTCGGAACGCCCAGCCTCATCCGGTGCCCGCAGGACGTGGTGGACCTGGTCAACACCCATCCTGCCCGGCACTCCGGCCTGCTGGTCACGCTGATCGCCCTGGGCGGCATCCTGATCGATGCCTACCAGGCCGCCACCATCGGCTTCGGCAACAAATACATCGCCGCCGAGTTCGGCATCTCGCCGGGCTTCGCCGCCACCATCAACGCCTCGGTGCTGGTGGCCGCCCTGATCGGCGGGCTGCTCGCCAACCGGGTCATCAACGCCTTCGGGCAACGCCGCGCCTTCGTCATCGGCATGGGCCTGTGCACCCTAGGCGCGGGGGCGGTGGCCTTCGCCTCCGACCTGTGGATGCTGCTGGCCTGCCGCATCATCATGGGGCTCGGGCTCGGCATCGACTTCCCGCTCGCGACCAGCGCCGTCGCGGAACTGCGCGGCGCGTCGTCGAAGCATTCCGGCACCTCGGTCAATCTCTGGCAGATGGGCTGGTATCTCTCCACCACGGTGGTGTTCCTGGTGCTGCTGCCGCTGCACACCGCCGAGGTGCCCGACCCGCAGCTCTGGCGAATGACCATCCTGATCGGCGCGGGCTTCGGCGCGCTGGTGATGCTGCTGCGCTGGGTGTTCATCGGCGAATCCGCCATGTGGGCGGCTCGCACCAACCGCTTCGACGAATCCTGCCGCATCCTGCGCGACCGCTACGGCGTGGCGGCCGAGCTGGCCCCCGACATCCAGGCCGCCCGCCCCGACACGGTGCGCATCCGCGGCGCCTATGGGGTGCTGTTCCAGCCGCCCTATCGCCGGCGCACCATGCTCGGCTGCGTCGTCGCCACCATGCAGGCCTGGCAGTACAACGCGGTCGGCGTCTACCTGCCGCTGACCCTGGCCGGCATCCTGGCAGGCGGGCTCAGCAACGCCTTGTGGGGCTCGGCGGCGGTGAACGCGCTGTGCGGCATCACCGGGGGCGCCATCGGTTCGCTGGTGGTGCGCCGCTTCGGCGCGCGCCGGCAGTCGATGGTCGGCTTCGGGCTGGTGGTGCTGGCGCTGCTGACCCTGGGCTGGATCGGCAAGTCGAACCCGTGGTTCGCGCTGTCACTGCTCGGCGCCATCATCTTCTTCCATTCCTCGGGGCCGGGCGGGCTCGGCATGACCATCGCCACCCTCTCCTACCCGCCCTCGATCCGCCCGGCCGGCGTCGGCTTCGCCCGCGCCATCATGCGCTCGGGCGCCATCGCCGGGCTGATCTTCTGGCCGATCGTCTGGCAGGCCCTGGGCACCGACGCCTTCTACTGGCTGGCACTGGTGCCGGCGGTGGGCTTCCTGACCTGCGCCCTGATCGACTGGGAGCCGATCGGCGCACCGGTCGATGCCGAGGACGCGGCGGTGCTGGCCCGCGTGCGGCAGGAGAACGTGGCATGA
- a CDS encoding zinc-dependent alcohol dehydrogenase, whose product MITVSQVEFTGLGVVACRKVEMEPPPLRPDEVRLALSHLGICGSELHVLDGHHPFAKPPMVTGHEISARVVELGAAVTSVAVGDHVVADPIMPCLQCRACRAGRFNLCEPPQVAGFRAPGFGRSSLVVPARNLHVAARNLSLSVLAFAEPAACAHHCISRLPVPCREDVLVIGAGTIGLSIVQALRIMGAGRITVIEPEPRKRDLACTLGAHRAVAPGGLDAAEKFTGVIDVVAAQATLTEACTRVVAGGTVICMGVPTGPREIPLPMMQRFERDLLSSGMYVPGDFDAAIGWLESGAFDTSALITDVFPVEQAEAAYARAREPSSIKVMIAFD is encoded by the coding sequence ATGATCACGGTTTCGCAGGTCGAGTTCACCGGACTCGGCGTTGTCGCCTGCCGCAAGGTCGAGATGGAGCCGCCACCGCTGCGACCAGACGAGGTACGCCTCGCGCTGTCGCATCTGGGCATCTGCGGTTCGGAACTGCATGTGCTCGACGGCCATCATCCCTTTGCCAAGCCGCCGATGGTGACCGGCCACGAGATCTCGGCGCGGGTGGTCGAACTGGGCGCGGCAGTTACTTCGGTCGCGGTCGGCGACCATGTGGTGGCCGACCCGATCATGCCCTGCCTGCAGTGCCGCGCCTGCCGCGCCGGCCGCTTCAACCTCTGCGAACCGCCGCAGGTGGCGGGGTTCCGCGCCCCGGGCTTTGGCCGCTCCTCGCTGGTGGTGCCGGCGCGCAACCTGCATGTCGCCGCACGCAACCTGAGCCTGTCCGTGCTTGCCTTCGCCGAGCCGGCCGCCTGCGCGCATCACTGCATCAGCCGCCTGCCGGTGCCCTGCCGCGAGGACGTGCTGGTGATCGGCGCCGGCACCATCGGACTGTCCATCGTACAGGCGCTGCGCATCATGGGGGCCGGCCGCATCACCGTGATCGAGCCCGAACCACGCAAGCGCGACCTCGCCTGCACGCTCGGCGCCCATCGCGCCGTCGCCCCGGGCGGGCTGGATGCCGCCGAGAAGTTCACCGGCGTGATCGACGTGGTGGCGGCCCAGGCCACGCTGACCGAAGCCTGCACCCGCGTGGTGGCGGGCGGCACGGTGATCTGCATGGGCGTGCCGACCGGCCCGCGTGAAATCCCCCTGCCGATGATGCAGCGTTTCGAGCGCGACCTGCTCAGCTCCGGCATGTACGTGCCCGGTGATTTCGACGCGGCGATCGGCTGGCTGGAATCGGGGGCGTTCGACACCTCCGCCCTGATCACCGATGTCTTCCCGGTCGAGCAGGCGGAAGCCGCCTATGCGCGCGCCCGCGAGCCCTCCTCCATCAAGGTCATGATCGCCTTCGACTGA
- a CDS encoding aldolase, whose protein sequence is MTAPAARLSDLARPSGGFAMLAIDQREALRLMFAAAGTPAPVSDAVLTDFKLQAAKLLSPHASATLVDRQFCLDRILAERVIAPGCGLIVAADEFLPGNGIPVDDVRIDMAVDPAAMRAAGAVALKLLVLWRADEPAEARQEMVAAFVARCHAAGLVSIIEPVVRPPRRGAGFDREAAILAAARELGHSGADLYKVEMPLAGKGPMPVLRDACARLGERIAMPWVILSSGVPADIFGRAVRAAMAAGASGFLAGRAVWASVVGAEDMPTMLQDVSMPRLRRLGEIVDEAMARR, encoded by the coding sequence GTGACCGCCCCTGCCGCCCGTCTCTCCGATCTCGCGCGCCCCTCCGGGGGGTTCGCGATGCTTGCCATCGACCAGCGCGAGGCGCTGCGTCTGATGTTCGCCGCCGCCGGCACCCCGGCGCCCGTGTCCGACGCCGTGCTGACCGACTTCAAGCTGCAGGCCGCGAAGCTGCTCTCGCCCCATGCCTCGGCGACGCTGGTCGATCGCCAGTTCTGCCTTGATCGCATCCTGGCCGAGAGGGTGATCGCGCCGGGATGCGGCCTGATCGTCGCCGCCGACGAATTCCTGCCGGGCAACGGCATTCCGGTCGATGACGTGCGCATCGACATGGCGGTCGATCCGGCGGCGATGCGCGCCGCCGGGGCGGTGGCGCTGAAGCTGCTGGTGCTGTGGCGCGCCGACGAACCGGCCGAGGCACGCCAGGAAATGGTGGCGGCCTTCGTCGCCCGTTGCCACGCCGCCGGGCTGGTCTCGATCATCGAGCCGGTGGTGCGCCCGCCGCGCCGCGGCGCCGGCTTCGACCGCGAGGCAGCAATCCTTGCGGCGGCGCGGGAACTCGGTCACAGCGGCGCCGACCTCTACAAGGTCGAGATGCCGCTGGCCGGCAAAGGGCCGATGCCGGTGCTGCGCGATGCCTGCGCCCGGCTCGGCGAACGGATCGCCATGCCCTGGGTGATCCTGTCCTCGGGCGTGCCGGCCGACATCTTCGGCCGCGCCGTGCGCGCGGCGATGGCGGCGGGCGCCTCGGGCTTCCTCGCCGGCCGCGCGGTCTGGGCCTCGGTGGTGGGCGCCGAGGACATGCCGACGATGCTGCAGGACGTGTCGATGCCGCGGCTGCGGCGGCTCGGCGAGATCGTCGACGAGGCGATGGCGCGCCGCTGA
- a CDS encoding carbohydrate kinase family protein codes for MHGPVRVVCVGVVTLDALALVPRYPEADERIVGEEVRIAGGGPAANAAVVLARQGIQVAFIGRVGRDSAGETALRLLAAEGVDVSAVLEDPATPTQASCVVISQERQTRAISTLAVPPLPPIETFGPRAIEMIAAAEWVHADHLGFAPARACLDRLAARPRLCVDAGNPVAGLTLAGLDLYAPTTEALTRRYALPHTAAGIETAAARALTEGAAAVVATNGAQGSIAWWSERFDPARPAGRVAVPAHRGVEVRSTLGAGDVFHGALLSALCRGRDWPAALAEANATAALSCRGLDGRSAVPGLEELARALEAQAR; via the coding sequence ATGCACGGTCCTGTGCGTGTCGTGTGCGTGGGCGTGGTGACGCTCGACGCCCTCGCCCTGGTCCCTCGCTACCCCGAGGCCGACGAACGCATCGTCGGCGAAGAGGTGCGAATCGCCGGTGGCGGCCCCGCCGCCAATGCCGCCGTGGTGCTGGCCCGCCAGGGCATCCAGGTCGCCTTCATCGGCCGCGTCGGCCGGGATTCCGCGGGCGAAACGGCCTTGCGCCTGCTCGCCGCCGAGGGCGTGGATGTCTCGGCGGTGCTGGAAGATCCGGCGACGCCGACCCAGGCTTCCTGCGTGGTGATTTCCCAGGAGCGGCAGACCCGCGCCATCTCCACCCTCGCGGTGCCGCCCTTGCCGCCGATCGAGACGTTCGGTCCGCGCGCCATCGAAATGATCGCAGCGGCCGAGTGGGTACATGCCGACCATCTCGGCTTCGCGCCTGCCCGCGCCTGCCTCGATCGCCTCGCCGCCCGGCCACGACTTTGCGTCGATGCCGGCAATCCGGTGGCCGGGCTGACGCTGGCGGGGCTCGACCTCTACGCCCCCACCACCGAGGCGCTGACGCGCCGCTACGCATTGCCGCACACCGCCGCCGGCATCGAAACGGCGGCCGCACGCGCGCTGACCGAAGGTGCCGCCGCCGTGGTGGCCACCAACGGCGCACAGGGATCGATCGCCTGGTGGAGCGAGCGCTTCGATCCCGCCCGGCCGGCCGGCCGCGTCGCCGTGCCGGCGCATCGCGGCGTCGAGGTCAGGTCCACCCTCGGGGCCGGCGACGTGTTCCACGGCGCCCTGCTTTCCGCCCTTTGCCGCGGCCGCGACTGGCCGGCGGCGCTGGCGGAGGCCAATGCCACCGCCGCCCTGTCCTGCCGGGGCCTGGATGGCCGCTCGGCCGTGCCCGGCCTTGAGGAACTGGCCCGCGCGCTGGAGGCGCAGGCCCGATGA
- a CDS encoding DeoR/GlpR family DNA-binding transcription regulator, translating to MLTDKLRYRDAPQRRAAILDHLRVTGFVTVSEVAERLGVSEMTVRRDARRLHEEGEAISLRGALRLPAAPGAEEETDDEYRRRERVANAAKAAIGKAAAAEIRSGDVVAIDAGTTACQVAAALPADFAGTVVTHSVPVLNLLLERPAATAIALGGDLYRPSRALVGSATVEAVRRLKVRTFYLGAAAADLSGIYAAADVESLVKQTLMSIADRVVLVLDHLKFEATAPVRLCSWDALEMVVSDQPPPPPIAGLLQQRQIRLLVSPAGVAAAS from the coding sequence ATGCTGACGGACAAGCTGCGCTACCGCGACGCCCCGCAGCGTCGCGCCGCCATCCTGGACCACCTGCGGGTCACCGGCTTCGTGACGGTCAGCGAGGTGGCGGAGCGGCTCGGCGTCTCGGAAATGACGGTCCGGCGCGACGCACGGCGGCTGCACGAGGAAGGCGAGGCGATTTCACTGCGCGGGGCCTTGCGCCTGCCCGCCGCGCCGGGCGCGGAGGAGGAGACCGACGACGAATACCGGCGGCGTGAACGCGTCGCCAACGCCGCCAAGGCGGCGATCGGCAAGGCGGCGGCGGCGGAGATCCGGTCCGGCGATGTGGTGGCGATCGACGCCGGCACCACCGCCTGCCAGGTGGCGGCCGCGCTGCCGGCGGATTTCGCCGGCACGGTGGTCACCCATTCCGTGCCGGTGCTCAATCTCCTGCTCGAACGCCCCGCCGCGACCGCCATCGCCCTCGGGGGCGATCTCTATCGCCCCAGCCGCGCGCTGGTCGGCTCCGCGACCGTCGAGGCGGTGCGTCGGTTGAAGGTTCGCACCTTCTATCTCGGGGCCGCGGCGGCGGACCTGAGCGGCATCTATGCCGCGGCGGATGTCGAATCGCTGGTCAAGCAGACCTTGATGAGCATCGCCGATCGGGTGGTGCTGGTGCTCGATCACCTGAAGTTCGAGGCCACCGCGCCGGTGCGACTGTGTAGCTGGGATGCGCTGGAAATGGTGGTGTCCGATCAACCGCCGCCGCCGCCGATCGCCGGCTTGCTGCAGCAGAGGCAGATCCGCCTGCTGGTATCCCCCGCTGGCGTGGCCGCGGCGTCCTGA
- a CDS encoding S1C family serine protease translates to MPRHLPAVMPLDTLEPFSQTIADAVERTAPAVLHVTTHRNGRPAGSGSGVVFTPDGYALTNSHVVGNATALTATLPDGRSVVARLVGDDPATDLAVLRLEGERFEHARLGRSAGLRVGQLVMAIGNPFGFQATVTAGIVSGLGRTLRARDGRPIPSVIQTDAALNPGNSGGPLVDSTGAVVGIATAMIGGAQGICFAVGIDTAVLVATALMRDGRIRRARLGLSVQTVPLLQRLRRHHGIEQGSGVLVTGTTEKGPAARAGLQAGDVLLALDGIPLPGTDALYAVLSPERAGVPLPLDLLRRAERMRLTITPDAED, encoded by the coding sequence TTGCCGCGCCATCTCCCCGCGGTCATGCCCCTCGATACCCTGGAACCTTTCTCCCAAACCATCGCCGACGCCGTGGAACGCACCGCGCCGGCGGTGCTCCATGTCACCACGCATCGCAACGGCCGCCCCGCCGGAAGCGGGTCCGGCGTGGTCTTCACCCCTGACGGCTACGCGCTGACCAACAGCCATGTCGTTGGCAACGCCACCGCTCTCACCGCCACCTTGCCGGACGGACGCAGCGTCGTCGCCCGCCTGGTCGGGGACGATCCCGCCACCGACCTCGCCGTGCTGCGCCTGGAAGGCGAGCGCTTCGAGCATGCCAGGCTGGGCCGCAGTGCCGGGCTGCGGGTCGGCCAGCTCGTCATGGCCATCGGCAACCCGTTCGGGTTCCAGGCAACCGTCACCGCCGGCATCGTCTCCGGCCTCGGCCGGACCCTACGGGCGCGGGATGGCAGGCCGATCCCATCGGTGATCCAGACCGATGCCGCGCTCAACCCGGGCAACTCCGGCGGTCCCCTGGTGGACTCCACCGGCGCGGTCGTCGGCATCGCCACCGCCATGATCGGTGGCGCCCAAGGCATTTGCTTCGCCGTCGGCATCGACACCGCCGTGCTGGTCGCGACCGCGCTGATGCGCGACGGCCGGATCCGGCGCGCGAGGCTCGGCCTGTCGGTGCAGACCGTCCCGCTGTTGCAGCGCCTACGCCGCCATCACGGGATCGAGCAGGGATCCGGCGTCCTGGTCACCGGCACGACCGAAAAGGGGCCGGCCGCGCGCGCCGGGCTGCAGGCCGGCGACGTGCTGCTGGCCCTCGACGGCATCCCGCTGCCCGGCACCGATGCGCTCTATGCCGTGCTGTCGCCGGAGCGGGCGGGCGTGCCCTTGCCGCTTGATCTGCTGCGGCGGGCCGAGCGGATGCGCCTGACCATCACGCCGGACGCCGAGGACTGA
- a CDS encoding helicase-related protein, with product MGQRPSSATLDVAGLDARRRTWRGRLPDLAKQARALPARRDDLDAAVERLHDPASGDAELMEALRAAVKARLVTYGSPETALAAALEDLPRTTSGAPGLEAVELCALLVAEAFALADRDADAFAGRAVDAERTRRNERRAAARAARETRAEEERRLKAWESSLVGAESVPGLLGCSRDEAARWIRVGRIPIAREVEVRRGPRRVREPEFDPAALEALRPAVPAWREADAPTPAQEEPRPGTRRVSNAAVARVAGLDRYAAHFATARALERRIIACLGPTNSGKTHFGLTRLAEAESGIALGPLRLLAHEYREALEGRGVPTSLLTGEERIRVPGSRHTAATVEMCPFRTPVDVAVIDEVQMLGDTERGPAWTAALMGVPARTVIVLGAPDAAPMVRRIARLCGDPLEEMRLERMGPLAAAPEPVPLADIGRGDAVIAFSRREVFALRAELLRRGRSVAVVYGALGPTVRRAEARRFREGEAEVLVATDAIGMGLNIGPLRRVVFSALTKWDGQQDRPLSVQEIKQIGGRAGRFGGEHAEGIVAVLRGGGDPAEIAHALAAGPQAPEDLRPPVAPDTEIIAAVAAEIGTDSLFGTLRRIERSVLRRDDPNYRLGDLSTQVAIAEAVDGVRTLPLLDRWTYAMCPVDERDEGIERLAGWAVEHSLGRAVVPPLAGYLPAPDRASQDALQMAERVHRRLVAWRWMALRFPDIYRDIDGALAESHRLNEWIEAVLAARPSGRVRAVSGGADAPGGKRGRGGGQRGKAGGGKPGGGKPLGQQRPGRRRR from the coding sequence ATGGGCCAACGCCCTTCATCCGCCACCCTGGACGTCGCCGGACTCGACGCGCGTCGCCGTACCTGGCGCGGTCGCCTGCCGGATCTGGCGAAGCAGGCCAGGGCCTTGCCCGCGCGCCGGGACGACCTGGATGCCGCGGTCGAGCGCCTGCACGACCCGGCCTCCGGCGATGCCGAGCTCATGGAGGCGTTGCGTGCGGCGGTGAAGGCCCGGCTCGTCACCTATGGCAGCCCGGAAACGGCGCTGGCCGCCGCGCTGGAAGACCTGCCGCGGACCACGTCCGGCGCCCCCGGCCTGGAAGCGGTGGAGCTGTGTGCCCTGCTGGTGGCCGAGGCCTTCGCCCTGGCCGACCGGGACGCCGATGCCTTCGCCGGGCGCGCGGTGGACGCCGAGCGGACCCGCCGCAACGAACGCCGCGCCGCGGCGCGGGCGGCGCGCGAGACCCGGGCGGAGGAAGAGCGCCGGCTGAAGGCCTGGGAGTCCTCCCTGGTCGGCGCCGAGTCGGTGCCGGGCCTGCTCGGCTGCAGCCGGGACGAGGCGGCACGCTGGATCCGGGTCGGCCGCATCCCCATTGCCCGCGAGGTGGAAGTCCGCCGCGGCCCGCGCCGGGTGCGCGAGCCGGAATTCGATCCCGCCGCCCTGGAGGCGCTGCGGCCGGCCGTGCCAGCCTGGCGCGAGGCCGACGCGCCGACGCCGGCACAGGAAGAGCCCCGGCCCGGCACGCGGCGGGTCAGCAACGCCGCGGTCGCGCGGGTGGCGGGGCTCGATCGCTATGCCGCCCATTTCGCCACCGCCCGCGCCCTGGAGCGGCGGATCATCGCCTGCCTGGGGCCGACCAATTCGGGCAAGACGCATTTCGGCCTGACCCGGCTGGCCGAGGCGGAGAGCGGCATCGCGCTCGGGCCGCTGCGGCTGCTGGCGCATGAATACCGCGAGGCGCTGGAAGGGCGCGGCGTGCCCACCTCTCTGCTGACCGGCGAGGAGCGCATCCGCGTCCCCGGCAGCCGCCACACCGCCGCGACGGTGGAGATGTGCCCGTTCCGCACCCCGGTCGACGTGGCGGTGATCGACGAGGTGCAGATGCTGGGCGACACCGAGCGCGGCCCGGCCTGGACCGCCGCCCTGATGGGCGTGCCGGCGCGCACGGTGATCGTGCTGGGCGCCCCGGACGCGGCGCCGATGGTCCGGCGCATCGCCCGGCTGTGCGGCGATCCGCTGGAAGAGATGCGGCTGGAGCGCATGGGCCCGCTGGCGGCGGCGCCGGAGCCGGTGCCGCTGGCCGATATCGGCCGTGGCGACGCGGTGATAGCCTTTTCCCGCCGCGAGGTCTTCGCCCTGCGCGCCGAGCTGCTCCGGCGCGGCCGCAGCGTGGCGGTGGTGTACGGGGCGCTCGGGCCGACGGTGCGGCGCGCCGAGGCCAGGCGCTTCCGCGAGGGCGAGGCCGAGGTGCTGGTGGCGACCGATGCCATCGGCATGGGGCTCAATATCGGCCCGCTGCGCCGGGTGGTGTTCTCCGCGCTGACGAAATGGGACGGCCAGCAGGACCGGCCGTTGTCGGTGCAGGAGATCAAGCAGATCGGCGGCCGTGCCGGGCGCTTCGGCGGCGAGCACGCAGAGGGAATCGTCGCGGTGCTGCGCGGCGGCGGTGATCCGGCGGAGATCGCCCATGCCCTGGCCGCCGGGCCGCAGGCGCCGGAGGACCTGCGCCCGCCGGTCGCGCCCGATACCGAAATCATCGCCGCGGTGGCCGCCGAGATCGGCACCGACAGCCTGTTCGGCACGCTGCGCCGGATCGAGCGGTCGGTGCTGCGGCGCGACGACCCGAATTATCGGCTGGGCGATCTGTCGACGCAGGTCGCCATCGCCGAGGCGGTGGATGGGGTGCGGACCTTGCCGCTGCTGGACCGCTGGACCTACGCCATGTGCCCGGTGGACGAGCGTGACGAAGGCATCGAGCGGCTGGCGGGCTGGGCGGTCGAGCACAGCCTGGGCCGGGCGGTGGTGCCGCCGCTGGCGGGGTATCTTCCCGCCCCGGACCGCGCCAGCCAGGACGCGTTGCAGATGGCCGAGCGGGTGCACCGCCGCCTGGTCGCCTGGCGCTGGATGGCGCTGCGGTTTCCCGACATCTACCGTGACATCGACGGCGCCCTGGCCGAAAGCCACCGCCTGAACGAGTGGATCGAGGCGGTGCTGGCCGCGCGGCCCTCCGGCCGGGTACGGGCGGTATCGGGCGGGGCCGATGCCCCCGGCGGCAAGCGGGGCCGGGGCGGAGGCCAGCGTGGCAAGGCGGGCGGAGGCAAGCCCGGCGGGGGCAAGCCCCTCGGGCAGCAGCGTCCGGGACGACGCCGGCGCTGA